ACGCACCCGGCGCGCGGCACCAGTTCGTCGTGGTGCGCGACGGCGGCGAGGTCGGCCGCGCGATGCCGCGTCACGGAGACCTGGCGGGGCCGGTCCAGCCGCACCGCCAGGCCGGTGGCGTCCGGCGCGGACAGCGTGAACCGCCGAACGCCGTGCCGCCCGCCGCTCTCCTGGGGACGCAGATAAGGGGTGAACAGCTCGTCCACCGGCAGCGCGTGATGACCGACGGGCGCGCCCGCGGCCCGGTCCGGGTACGACTCCCAGGGACCCTGCCCGAACCACTCCAGCAGGTTCAGCCCGGCGACCGTCTCGAACACCGACCCGACCCGGGCCACGTCGTACAGCGCCTCGGGCAGCTCGGCGCACTCCTCGACCAGCAGCCCGCCCTCGACGGCCGTGAACACCTGCTCGTGCCGGACGGTCCCGCCCGCGCAGACGTGGTCGGCGACCACCGTCACCCGGCCAGAATCGCGCCGCACGGCGACGACCTCGCGGGTGGGCGCGTCCAGCCCCCAGTCCCGCCAGCGGCCCGCCATGCCGCCCAGTTCGTCGTTGTCGGTCGGGGCGCGCCACAGGGACAGCGTGGGCGCGGCCGTCAGCAGCGGATGGACCAGCAGCCCGTCCTCGTCGACCTCGACCGTGCGGCCCGCGACCGGCGTGTGCGCCACCGGGGACGCCGCCCGCAGCCGCACCTGGGGCAGGCACACGACCGTGCCGCGCGGCGCCCACGGCTCGTCACCGGCCGTGGTGACCCGCAACGTCAGCCACGCCTCGCCGCCGTCCTCCGGCAGCGCGAACGGCAGCGGCACCGCGGCCGTCTCACCCGGGCGCAGATCGGGCAGCTCGGCGGGGGCCGTCAGGGTGCCGCCGTCGGCGAGGGACAGCTGCCACTCGCCGGACAGCCAGTCCAGGCCGCGGAAGTGCTGGTGGTTGCCCAGGACGACGCCCTCGTGCCGGAAGGCCTCGATCCGCAGGGGCGCGGCGATCTCCCGGTGCTCGAACATCACCGGCTTGGGGGTGCGGTCGGGGAAGACGACCCCGTCGGCGATGAAGGCGCCGTCGTGGTCCGTCTCCCCGAAGTCGCCGCCGTACGCCCAGCGGTGCCCGGGCGCGGCGACACCGTTGTCGTAGAGCCCGGCGCCCCCACGCCCGGCCGGTCTGCCGTCGTTCACACGCTGGAGGATGCCGTGGTCCCAGAACTCCCAGATGAACCCGCCCTGAAGACCCGGGGTGGCCTCGATGGCCGCCCAATGGTCCGCCAGCGTGCCGTTGCTGTTGCCCATGGCGTGCGCGTACTCGCACTGGATGAGCGGCTTGGTCTGCGTCCCCGACATGGCGTGCGCGATGCACTCCTCCAGCGGGGCGTACATCGGGCAGGCGATGTCGGAGGCCAGGTCCGGGTCGGCCCAGCCGCGCTTGGCCGCGCCCTCGTACTGGAGCGGCCGGGTCGGGTCGTGCCGGCGGACCCAGCCGGCGGCCGCGTCGTGGTTCGCGCCGTAGTCGGACTCGTTGCCCAGCGACCAGACGATCACGGACGGGTGGTTCTTGTCGCGCAGCACCATCCGCGCGACACGGTCGACGAAGGCGTTCAGATAGCGGGGGTCGTCGGCGATCTCGTGCGCGTGGTCGTGGGACTCGATGTCGGCCTCGTCGACGACGTAGAAGCCGAGCTCGTCGGCCAGGTCGTACAGGGCCGGGTCGTTCGGGTAGTGCGCGGTGCGGATCGCGTTGAAGCCGAACCGCTTGAGCAGGACGAGGTCGGCGCGCATGTCGTCGTACGACACCGTCCGGCCGGTCAGCGGATGGAAGTCGTGCCGGTTGACGCCCCGGATGAACACGCGCTCGCCGTTGACCAGCAGGTCCCGGCCGTCGATCTCGACGTCCCGGAAGCCGATCCGGTGGCGCGAGGTGTCGGCGACGGTGCCGTCGGCGCGGTGGAGGCGCACGGTCAGGCCGTACAGCTCGGGCGTCTCGGCGCTCCAAGTGCGCACGCCGGGGACGGCGGCCCGCAGCCGGGCCTCGCCGAGGAAAGCGGAGACGCGCTCGTCCTCGGCGTTGGCCCGGTCGAACTCCGCGTCCTGCGTGAGCAGGTGCCCGTCCAGCTCCCCGCTGACGTACCAGCCCTCGGGCAGCGCCCCGCCCGCGTCCCGCACCCGGCAGTCCACCCGCAGGTCCCCGTTCCGCCGGGCGCGCACGCTCACGTCCGCGAGGTGCAGCGGGTCGGTGGCGTACAGCAGCACCGAGCGGGTGATCCCGCCGTGCCACCACTGGTCCTGGTCCTCGATGTGCGAGGCGTCCGACCACTTGACGACGGTCAGGCGCAGGACGGCCCGCTCGCCGGGGCGCACCACGCCCGTCAGGTCGAACTCGGCGGCCAGGTGCGAGTCCTTGGAGAGGCCGACGGGCCGCCCGTCCACGTGCACCAGCAGCACGCTCTCGGCGGCACCGACCTGGAGCACGATCCGCCGCCCGGCCCACTCGGCCGGCACGTCCACCGCGCGCTCGTACACCCCCGTCGGGTTCGCGGCCGGCACGTCCGGCGGGAACGCGGCGAACGGCATGCGGACGTTGAGGTACCGCGGCAGATCGTCCGTGCCCTGCATGGTCCAGACCCCGGGCACGTACGACGACGACCAGACCTCCCCGGGCGGGGCTTCCGGGGCGGGGAGCAACTGGAAGCGCCAGTCGCCGTCGAGGCAGACGGCCCCGGAGCGCCGGTCCACGGCGTTCGTCGGCAGCCGCCCCCAGGAGGTCAGCTCGGGTGCCGCCCAGGGGCGCAGGGCGATCAGGGGATCGGGGAGTGCGTCGGTCATGACCAATCCGAAGTCGGGGCGGTGGGCCGGGACAGAACGCGCCCCTGCAACTCCCAGGCGGGGTCGGCGGGGATGCCGAGGCGGTCCAGGACGGTGGGGGCGATGTCGATGAGGCGGGGGGTGTCGAGCCGGATGCCTCCGGGCACGCCCGCGCCGCGCGGCTCGGCGAGGATGACGAAGACCTCCCGCTCGGCACGCGTGTCGCCGCCGTGGCCGCCGTGGCCGCCGGTGTCGAGGTGGCCGTGGTCCGTGGTGACCAGCACGGTCCAGTGCTCGTGGGCGGGCCGTGCGGCGATCGCCGCCAGCAGCCGTCCCAGGTGGGCGTCCTGGGCGAGGAGGGCCTCGTCGTAGGCGGGGGAGAGGGGGCCGGTGGCGTGGCCGGCCTCGTCGGTGGCGCCGAAGTACACGAACACGAGGTCCGGGTCGTCCTCGGTGAGCCAGCGGACGGCGGTGTCGGCGACGCGGCGGTCCGCGCTCGCGTAGCCGTCGGACTCGCCGTCGTGACGCACCCGCCTGCCGATGGCGGCGCCGAGGACGCCCCGGTCGACCAGCTCCGGCCAGGACACCACCGCCGCCGTGCGCAGACCGGGCCGGGCGGCTGCGGCGCGGCTCAGGAAGTCGGGGTAGCGGGTGTAGTCGGCGCCGAGGAAGTCGTTGCCGGTCACGCCGTGGCGGTCGGGCCACACGCCGGTGAGCACGCTCGACCAGCCGGGCCCGGAGTCGGTGTAGGCCGGGCCGGCCGGCGGTCCGTCCTCGGGCCGGCCGTAGGGCAGCAGGCTCGTGCCGTGCGCTCCCGCGGCCATCAGGGCGTGGAGAACAGGGGCGTTGGCCGGCTCGCGGGTCAGCCGGTCGTGGCGCAGGCCGTCCATGCCGACGACGAGGACCTTGCCGTGCGCGGTGGCCTCGGCGTCTGGCACTGCCTACCCCTCTCGTCCAAGAGCTCGGGACCGACTGTCGGTTCTCGGGTGCGCGTCCGCTGTGGTTGATCGCGCAGTTCCCCGCGCCCCTTTCGGGGCGCGTCCCCTCAGCTTCCTTGCACCGCTCCCTCCGTCGCGCCCGCGATGAAGCCCCGGGCGAAGATCGTGAAGACCACGAC
This genomic stretch from Streptomyces sp. Go-475 harbors:
- a CDS encoding glycoside hydrolase family 2 TIM barrel-domain containing protein; the protein is MTDALPDPLIALRPWAAPELTSWGRLPTNAVDRRSGAVCLDGDWRFQLLPAPEAPPGEVWSSSYVPGVWTMQGTDDLPRYLNVRMPFAAFPPDVPAANPTGVYERAVDVPAEWAGRRIVLQVGAAESVLLVHVDGRPVGLSKDSHLAAEFDLTGVVRPGERAVLRLTVVKWSDASHIEDQDQWWHGGITRSVLLYATDPLHLADVSVRARRNGDLRVDCRVRDAGGALPEGWYVSGELDGHLLTQDAEFDRANAEDERVSAFLGEARLRAAVPGVRTWSAETPELYGLTVRLHRADGTVADTSRHRIGFRDVEIDGRDLLVNGERVFIRGVNRHDFHPLTGRTVSYDDMRADLVLLKRFGFNAIRTAHYPNDPALYDLADELGFYVVDEADIESHDHAHEIADDPRYLNAFVDRVARMVLRDKNHPSVIVWSLGNESDYGANHDAAAGWVRRHDPTRPLQYEGAAKRGWADPDLASDIACPMYAPLEECIAHAMSGTQTKPLIQCEYAHAMGNSNGTLADHWAAIEATPGLQGGFIWEFWDHGILQRVNDGRPAGRGGAGLYDNGVAAPGHRWAYGGDFGETDHDGAFIADGVVFPDRTPKPVMFEHREIAAPLRIEAFRHEGVVLGNHQHFRGLDWLSGEWQLSLADGGTLTAPAELPDLRPGETAAVPLPFALPEDGGEAWLTLRVTTAGDEPWAPRGTVVCLPQVRLRAASPVAHTPVAGRTVEVDEDGLLVHPLLTAAPTLSLWRAPTDNDELGGMAGRWRDWGLDAPTREVVAVRRDSGRVTVVADHVCAGGTVRHEQVFTAVEGGLLVEECAELPEALYDVARVGSVFETVAGLNLLEWFGQGPWESYPDRAAGAPVGHHALPVDELFTPYLRPQESGGRHGVRRFTLSAPDATGLAVRLDRPRQVSVTRHRAADLAAVAHHDELVPRAGCVVHIDAAHRGLGTASCGPDTFAAYLVAAGVHRWSWTLRVL
- a CDS encoding alkaline phosphatase family protein, with protein sequence MPDAEATAHGKVLVVGMDGLRHDRLTREPANAPVLHALMAAGAHGTSLLPYGRPEDGPPAGPAYTDSGPGWSSVLTGVWPDRHGVTGNDFLGADYTRYPDFLSRAAAARPGLRTAAVVSWPELVDRGVLGAAIGRRVRHDGESDGYASADRRVADTAVRWLTEDDPDLVFVYFGATDEAGHATGPLSPAYDEALLAQDAHLGRLLAAIAARPAHEHWTVLVTTDHGHLDTGGHGGHGGDTRAEREVFVILAEPRGAGVPGGIRLDTPRLIDIAPTVLDRLGIPADPAWELQGRVLSRPTAPTSDWS